A window of Reinekea marina contains these coding sequences:
- a CDS encoding PilT/PilU family type 4a pilus ATPase, with the protein MEFDKLLRLMVEKGASDLFITAGVPPSMKVNGSVLPVTKSPLSPEKTRELVLSVMSEKQRIEFNESQECNFAVSARGIGRFRCSAFHQRNLAGMVLRRIETRIPRIEELGLPDVIKKLAMTRRGLVIFVGATGTGKSTSLAAMIGHRNRNSKGHIISIEDPIEFIHQHEGSIVTQREVGIDTDSFEIALKNTLRQAPDVIMIGEVRSRETMEYALAFAETGHLCLATLHANNANQALDRIMHFFPHERQRQLWMDLSLNLRGIVAQQLVPTPDGQGRKAIIEVLLNSPLVSDHIRKGEVHLLKDLMSKSSEQGMQTFDQALFKAYSKGEITYEDALAYADSANDLRLMIKLDQETDSNHLSGQAAKLSIQESGDYDF; encoded by the coding sequence ATGGAATTCGATAAATTATTACGTCTAATGGTTGAAAAAGGTGCGTCTGACCTTTTCATAACCGCAGGTGTGCCACCCAGCATGAAAGTGAACGGCTCGGTTCTTCCCGTGACTAAGTCGCCCTTAAGCCCTGAAAAAACCAGAGAGCTGGTTCTCTCGGTAATGTCAGAAAAACAACGTATTGAGTTTAACGAATCTCAAGAGTGTAACTTTGCCGTATCTGCACGCGGAATAGGACGATTCCGTTGCAGTGCCTTCCATCAAAGAAACTTAGCTGGCATGGTCTTGCGTCGCATTGAAACTCGCATTCCCCGTATTGAAGAGTTGGGCTTACCCGATGTCATTAAAAAGCTGGCCATGACGCGTCGTGGTTTAGTGATTTTTGTGGGCGCAACCGGTACCGGTAAATCGACCAGTTTGGCGGCCATGATTGGTCACCGAAACCGGAACTCTAAAGGGCATATTATTTCGATCGAAGACCCAATCGAGTTTATTCACCAACACGAAGGCAGTATTGTTACGCAGCGTGAAGTGGGCATTGATACCGATAGCTTTGAAATTGCGTTAAAAAACACCCTGCGTCAGGCCCCTGATGTCATCATGATTGGTGAGGTTCGTTCGCGTGAAACCATGGAATATGCGTTAGCATTTGCAGAAACGGGCCACCTATGTTTGGCGACGTTGCATGCGAATAACGCCAACCAGGCGCTCGATCGAATCATGCACTTTTTCCCGCACGAGCGTCAGCGTCAGTTGTGGATGGATTTATCGCTGAACCTTCGAGGTATTGTGGCGCAGCAATTGGTGCCAACTCCCGATGGGCAGGGTCGAAAAGCCATTATTGAAGTGTTGTTGAACTCCCCATTGGTATCGGATCATATCCGAAAAGGTGAAGTTCACTTATTGAAAGATTTAATGAGTAAATCGAGTGAGCAGGGTATGCAAACCTTTGACCAGGCGCTCTTCAAAGCCTATAGCAAAGGGGAAATTACCTATGAAGATGCGCTTGCTTATGCCGATTCTGCGAATGATTTGCGTCTCATGATTAAACTTGATCAAGAAACCGATTCAAACCACTTAAGTGGTCAGGCCGCTAAATTGAGTATTCAAGAGTCCGGCGATTACGATTTTTAG
- a CDS encoding type IV pilus twitching motility protein PilT, whose protein sequence is MDITELLAFSAKQGASDLHLSAGLPPMIRVDGDVRRINLPPMPHKEVHSLIYDIMNDKQRKDYEEFWETDFSFEVPGVARFRVNAYNHNRGAGAVFRTIPSKVLTMEDLGMGQVFKDISDTARGICLVTGPTGSGKSTTLAAMINYINETKYEHILTIEDPIEFVHESKKCLVNQREVHRDTLGFSEALRSALREDPDIILVGEMRDLETIRLALEAAETGHMVFGTLHTQSAAKTIDRIVDVFPATEKSMVRSMLSESLMAVISQTLLKKNGGGRVAAHEIMIGTPAIRNLIREDKVAQMYSAIQTGSQYGMQTLDQCLQNLVQKGMISREVAREKAKQPDNF, encoded by the coding sequence ATGGACATTACCGAACTACTTGCCTTTAGTGCCAAACAAGGTGCCTCAGATTTACACCTATCGGCAGGCCTTCCACCGATGATTCGAGTCGATGGTGACGTGCGTCGTATTAACCTTCCCCCGATGCCACATAAAGAAGTGCATTCTTTAATTTATGACATCATGAACGATAAACAGCGCAAAGATTACGAGGAGTTTTGGGAAACCGACTTCTCGTTTGAAGTACCTGGCGTTGCTCGTTTCCGTGTGAATGCGTACAACCATAACAGAGGCGCAGGTGCTGTATTTCGTACCATTCCATCGAAAGTATTAACGATGGAAGACCTTGGCATGGGGCAAGTCTTTAAAGACATTTCAGACACAGCTCGTGGTATATGCCTAGTCACCGGGCCGACGGGTTCTGGTAAATCTACTACCCTTGCGGCAATGATTAACTACATCAATGAAACAAAATATGAGCATATTTTAACCATTGAAGACCCGATTGAATTTGTTCACGAATCTAAAAAGTGTTTGGTGAACCAGCGTGAGGTTCACCGTGATACGTTAGGGTTTAGCGAAGCCTTGCGTTCGGCCTTACGTGAAGACCCCGATATTATTCTCGTGGGTGAGATGCGAGATTTAGAAACCATTCGTTTAGCGCTCGAAGCAGCCGAAACGGGTCACATGGTTTTTGGTACTTTACACACTCAGTCTGCTGCAAAAACGATTGACCGTATTGTCGACGTTTTCCCGGCTACCGAAAAATCAATGGTTCGTTCGATGCTATCAGAGTCGTTAATGGCGGTAATTTCGCAAACCTTATTGAAGAAAAACGGCGGCGGGCGAGTCGCAGCTCATGAAATTATGATTGGCACACCAGCCATTCGAAACCTCATACGTGAAGACAAAGTAGCGCAAATGTACTCCGCTATTCAAACTGGCTCACAGTATGGCATGCAAACACTTGATCAATGTCTGCAAAACTTGGTACAAAAAGGCATGATCTCACGAGAAGTTGCTCGGGAAAAAGCCAAGCAACCCGATAACTTCTAA
- a CDS encoding YggS family pyridoxal phosphate-dependent enzyme has translation MALKASSSVMSMQNSDQGAYIRRIVDTEINLVSFSLAQPVIMQTIVNKKNEIIMTNLLLSSRLKAVNERIIASAGASGRPIHEVRLLAVSKTKPLEQLEQAYQAGQRHFAENYAQEAVEKRTSWPHSGCEWHFIGPLQSNKTRAIAEHYDWVHTVDRFKIAKRLNDQRPSKRAPLKVLIQVNISNDPAKSGVLTEEVYALAKQLLTLPALEFKGLMTITAANLSKDDLKAQFLQLKSLRDTLIQDFSSCTELSMGMSADFELAIECGATMVRVGSEIFGARPTTTE, from the coding sequence TTGGCACTAAAGGCAAGTAGTTCGGTAATGTCCATGCAAAACTCCGATCAGGGGGCTTATATTCGTCGAATAGTCGACACAGAAATAAATTTAGTGTCGTTCAGCTTAGCACAGCCAGTTATAATGCAGACAATAGTGAACAAAAAAAATGAGATTATCATGACGAACTTGCTACTTAGTTCACGACTTAAAGCCGTTAATGAACGAATTATAGCCAGCGCGGGCGCTTCTGGGCGACCGATCCATGAAGTTAGGCTACTGGCTGTCAGTAAAACCAAGCCTTTGGAGCAATTAGAACAAGCTTATCAGGCAGGCCAGCGTCATTTTGCTGAAAATTACGCCCAAGAAGCCGTAGAAAAGCGCACTTCATGGCCACATTCGGGTTGCGAATGGCACTTTATTGGCCCTTTGCAGAGCAATAAAACCCGTGCGATTGCAGAACACTACGATTGGGTGCATACCGTAGACCGGTTTAAAATTGCCAAACGTTTAAACGATCAGCGCCCTTCTAAACGAGCGCCACTTAAAGTGTTGATTCAGGTGAATATCAGTAATGATCCCGCAAAGTCGGGCGTTTTAACCGAAGAAGTCTACGCATTAGCCAAGCAATTGCTTACACTACCTGCTCTTGAGTTTAAGGGCTTAATGACGATAACCGCAGCCAACTTATCAAAAGACGATTTAAAAGCTCAATTTTTGCAATTGAAATCATTGCGAGACACCCTCATTCAAGACTTTTCAAGCTGCACAGAATTGTCTATGGGCATGAGCGCGGATTTTGAGCTCGCCATAGAATGCGGTGCGACCATGGTTCGCGTTGGCAGTGAAATTTTTGGGGCAAGACCCACAACAACGGAGTAA
- a CDS encoding MBL fold metallo-hydrolase, producing the protein MLKYEIMPVTAFAQNCSLLWCDETNDAVLVDAGGEADRLLDAIKQKGLNLTAIWLTHGHLDHAGGSQDIRERTQVPVIGPSKEDEFWLEGIEQQAQMYGLPGLRNVIPDRWLTHGDSLQVGNETLDVIAAPGHTPGHVILHHPKQQLAWVGDVIFAGGIGRTDFPKGDYQTLINSITQNLWPLGDNVNFIPGHGPESTFGAERQSNPFVADHLFK; encoded by the coding sequence TTGCTAAAATATGAAATCATGCCCGTAACAGCCTTTGCACAGAATTGTTCATTACTTTGGTGTGATGAAACAAACGATGCAGTGTTAGTGGATGCCGGGGGTGAAGCCGATAGGCTGCTTGATGCAATTAAGCAAAAAGGTTTGAACTTAACGGCCATATGGCTAACGCATGGACATCTAGATCACGCAGGTGGCTCTCAAGATATTAGAGAGCGAACTCAAGTGCCCGTAATTGGGCCGAGTAAAGAAGATGAGTTTTGGTTAGAAGGGATAGAGCAACAAGCGCAAATGTATGGCTTGCCGGGGTTACGCAATGTAATTCCTGATCGCTGGTTAACTCATGGCGATTCACTGCAAGTAGGTAATGAAACCTTGGATGTTATCGCCGCGCCTGGACATACACCCGGCCACGTTATTCTTCATCACCCCAAGCAACAACTCGCCTGGGTCGGCGATGTTATTTTTGCTGGCGGCATAGGCCGAACCGACTTTCCAAAAGGCGATTACCAAACATTGATTAATTCTATTACTCAAAACCTGTGGCCACTGGGAGATAATGTTAACTTTATTCCCGGTCACGGCCCAGAGTCTACCTTTGGAGCCGAGCGCCAATCTAACCCTTTTGTAGCGGATCATCTTTTCAAATAA
- a CDS encoding GMC family oxidoreductase: MLANRLSEDSDVSVALLEFGAADTSPAVHIPFGMTTTVPTSYLNYAYKTVPQSGLNGRQGYQPRGKTLGGSSAINAMIYVRGHRSDYDEWAALGNEGWGFDDLLPYFKKSEHNERLNTELHGQGGPLNVSELQSPSAARDAFVAAGVEAGFVQNDDFNGPEQEGIGAYQVTQIDGHRCSAARAYLTPVMHRPNLTVLTKAKVLRLTLDKKRCTGVHLYWRGKAHTVTAKKEVIVSAGGLNSPQILQLSGIGHPDDLRSVGIKVQHELPGVGYNLMDHPDVVLTFKSKNKATLGPSPKGLYDIANGLWKFYRGNYQSVVSSNGAEAGGFIKSEPNKEKPDVQLHFVVGILQDHLRKPSPFHGVSCHVCALRPKSRGWVKLASANPFDAPLINPNFLAEQEDVDTLFNGIRETQKILESPALADFCSTETHSLLKLSDAELKAAIRNRTDTVYHPLGSCKMGSDECSVVNSELKVHGLEGLRVVDASVMPTIIGGNTNAPTMAIAEKAADLIKADRFTQQLSAAYELNG, from the coding sequence GTGCTCGCGAATCGATTGTCGGAAGACTCAGACGTTTCAGTGGCCTTACTGGAGTTTGGCGCTGCTGATACCTCACCAGCGGTTCACATTCCATTTGGTATGACAACAACAGTGCCGACTTCATATTTAAATTATGCCTATAAGACAGTACCTCAAAGCGGTTTGAATGGTCGTCAAGGTTACCAGCCACGAGGTAAAACCTTAGGCGGCTCAAGTGCTATAAACGCAATGATTTATGTGCGCGGTCATCGCTCTGATTACGATGAATGGGCGGCTCTTGGTAATGAGGGCTGGGGGTTTGATGACCTGTTGCCCTACTTTAAAAAATCAGAGCATAACGAGCGCCTCAATACCGAACTGCATGGCCAAGGTGGGCCATTAAACGTCAGTGAATTACAAAGCCCCAGTGCAGCTCGAGATGCTTTTGTCGCAGCAGGGGTAGAAGCCGGTTTTGTGCAAAATGATGATTTTAATGGCCCAGAACAAGAAGGCATTGGTGCGTATCAGGTTACCCAAATTGATGGCCATCGATGCAGCGCGGCGAGAGCTTATTTAACGCCCGTTATGCATCGCCCCAATTTAACGGTTTTAACCAAAGCAAAAGTATTGCGCCTAACCCTCGACAAAAAGCGTTGCACCGGCGTGCATTTATATTGGCGAGGCAAAGCGCATACCGTCACGGCTAAAAAAGAAGTCATTGTTTCGGCAGGTGGTTTAAATTCTCCACAAATTCTCCAGTTATCGGGTATTGGTCACCCAGATGATTTACGATCTGTTGGTATCAAGGTTCAGCATGAATTGCCTGGCGTTGGTTACAATCTTATGGACCACCCCGATGTGGTGCTTACGTTTAAAAGTAAGAATAAAGCGACTTTAGGGCCATCGCCTAAAGGCCTGTATGATATTGCGAATGGGCTTTGGAAGTTCTATCGAGGCAATTACCAAAGTGTAGTGTCATCGAATGGCGCTGAGGCTGGTGGGTTTATAAAAAGTGAACCGAATAAAGAAAAGCCCGATGTTCAATTGCATTTTGTGGTGGGTATTTTACAGGATCATTTACGTAAACCATCGCCTTTTCATGGTGTCAGTTGCCACGTATGTGCATTGCGACCTAAAAGCCGAGGCTGGGTGAAACTAGCGTCAGCGAATCCATTTGATGCGCCGTTGATTAACCCCAACTTTTTAGCGGAGCAAGAAGATGTAGACACGCTTTTCAATGGCATTCGTGAAACGCAAAAAATACTGGAGTCACCAGCCTTGGCAGATTTTTGCAGCACCGAAACCCATTCGTTATTAAAGCTAAGTGACGCTGAACTAAAAGCGGCTATACGCAATAGAACTGATACGGTTTACCACCCATTGGGCAGCTGTAAAATGGGTAGCGATGAATGCTCAGTGGTGAATTCAGAGTTGAAAGTTCACGGTTTAGAGGGGTTACGTGTGGTCGATGCATCAGTTATGCCGACCATTATTGGAGGCAATACCAATGCACCGACGATGGCCATTGCTGAAAAAGCGGCCGACTTAATTAAGGCCGACAGGTTCACTCAACAATTGTCGGCGGCTTATGAGTTAAATGGCTAA
- a CDS encoding alpha/beta family hydrolase, producing the protein MSEFLINGDAGCPTLVFAHGAGAGMESDFMQYVSTELSLLGVRVIRFNFQYMQQQLLTGKRRPPDRQPKLLEHFKDVIDRLAITEPCFIGGKSMGGRMASVLATQIDVDGVVVFGYPFHALGKPEKVRIDHFPALKCPVMLCQGERDNMGNAEDVAQYRLAEKMQIEWFQDGDHDLKPRKSSGYTHEQHLQNAVEKVSQFILSQAK; encoded by the coding sequence GTGAGCGAATTTCTAATTAATGGCGATGCAGGATGCCCAACGCTAGTTTTTGCACACGGAGCAGGTGCTGGTATGGAGTCTGACTTCATGCAATATGTATCAACTGAGTTGTCTTTGCTAGGTGTTCGAGTCATTCGGTTTAACTTTCAATATATGCAGCAACAGTTGTTAACTGGGAAAAGACGACCGCCCGATCGTCAGCCTAAGCTTCTCGAACACTTCAAAGATGTTATCGATCGTCTTGCTATTACCGAACCCTGTTTTATTGGTGGGAAATCGATGGGAGGGCGAATGGCTTCAGTGTTGGCGACCCAGATAGACGTTGATGGTGTCGTAGTATTTGGTTATCCCTTTCATGCGTTGGGTAAGCCGGAAAAAGTTCGTATTGATCATTTCCCTGCGTTGAAGTGCCCTGTCATGCTTTGCCAAGGCGAACGAGACAATATGGGTAACGCAGAAGATGTAGCTCAGTATCGTTTGGCTGAAAAGATGCAGATCGAATGGTTTCAAGATGGAGATCATGATTTAAAGCCAAGAAAATCCAGTGGCTATACTCACGAGCAGCATTTACAAAACGCCGTAGAAAAAGTCAGTCAGTTTATACTGTCGCAGGCAAAGTAA